In the genome of Dissulfuribacter thermophilus, the window AGGTCTGGAGGAAGCCTGAGTGCAAAACTGCGAGCCGAGGAACAGGAACTGCATAAAAGGCCGAACACCCTGGGGTGAGTCAGCCAATGATGACAAAACCCTGTGGCTCAAGGGACACGGTAGATGCAGCGGTTGCGCAGTGAAAGTCCATGCTCTTATCCGGGGAGGCCTGTGTCCAGGGCTGATGATCTGGTTGCTCATTAGTGATATTCCGGGTTTTGGGGGCACCGGTTACCATGACTCCAGGCACTTTCAGGGAGTCTCTGCCTGAAAAGTGAGGTCGAAAAACAGGAGACAGGCAAATGGGCGCCCTTCAGCGCCTTGTGGAGCAAGCCGGAAGGTAAGGGCACAGGAGTCAGCAGAGGTCATAGTAGCCAAAGGCCTGGGGTAATGCCCAGGACATGGTGAAGGACTGAAGGTAATGATACAGGGAGGAGACATGACGAACTCTAGCACATCAAAGAAGCAGCCCAGCAGAGGTGATGATGGGTGTTACGTTATGAAACCAGCCCTGGGAGCTACTTTATTCGAGCTTCTCGGTTCCATAAATTTAAAGGATGCCTGGAAGCGAGTTAAGGCCAATAAAGGAGCGCCTGGAATAGATGGAATTACAATCCAGGAATATCCGCAGTGGATAAACCAACATTGGCCACGTATCCAGCAGGAACTCATAGATGGTTCCTACAAACCACCACCTGTGAGAAGGGTCATGATCCCAAAACCTGATGGAGGCAAACGTCCTCTGGGTATCCCTACAGTAATGGATAGGGTTATCCAGCAGGGCCTACTCCAGATCATGACGCCTGTATTTGAATCTAGCTTTTCAGAATCAAGCTATGGATTTCGTCCTAACCGTTCAGCCCATGATGCAGTAAGGCAGATGAAGGAGTATGTGAAACAAGGCTATAACGTAGTGGTAGATATGGACATCTCGAATTTCTTCGAAAATGTTGACCATGATGCATCTTGTGGCCAAGAAGCTAAAGGACAAGGCCATACTGAGGCTGATTGGCCGGTATCTTAGAGCAGGAGTCATGATTGGGAAGAAATTCCACCCCACTATTAAAGGAACTCCCCAATGAGGACCTCTTTCGCCACTTTTGGCCAATATATATCTCGATGTCCTTGATAAGGAACTAGAGAGAAGGGGCCACAAGTTCGTCCGATATGCCGATGACTGTGTGGTCATGGTGAAGAGCGTGCGGGCAGGAGAAAGAGCCCTTGAAAGCCTTGGTAGGTTCCTCCAAAAGAGACTCAAGCTGGAGCTAAACCAGAAAAAGAGCCGAGTGGTGTCAGTGAATCAATGTAAGTTCCTGGGATTTTCTTCCAGTACAAAGTTCGTAAGCTGACGGGTAGGAATTGGAGAGTCTCCATGGAGTATCGACTCAAGAAGCTAAACGAGTTCCTTCGGGGATGGTGTCACTATTACAGCATATCTGATTACTACAGGCCGATTCCCAGGCTAGACGAGTGGATACGAAGACGAGTCAGGATGTGCTTTTGGAAAGAATGGAAAACGCCACGAAACCGGGTAAAGAGTCTCTTGAAGCTGGGATGCAATCTAGCCCAGGCCAAAAAGACCGGGGCAAGCTCCAAAGGGTACTGGCGTTTGGCCAGGACATTGGCCACTCAATCAGGCATGACGAATAGCTGGCTGAAAGAACTTGGCCTAATATCCGTCAGGGATATCTGGCTAAAGAGGTCCAAGGATACGCTTAAGGTAGCTCTCGCTCCGTCATTGCCAACCGCCCAGTGCGGATCCGCACGCTGGATGGTGTGGGGAGGGCGGGGGAAAACCCCGCCTTTACCCGATTTATATTATATTATTCTTCTTTTTTTTGTTTGTAGTAGAGATGAGATAGGTGTAAATATACCTAAAGCTATTCCTGATGAGCTCATCATTATTTGTCCAGTAAGAAATCGCTTTTCATTTTTTATATGTGCTTCAAAAAAAGGTACTTTTTCAGTTTTAGGTTGAAAGCGAAACTGGGCTATTTCTGAAAAATTTTGTTTAATGAGGATATTAATAATATTTCTATGGAGCCCAAAAAAGTAGTAATTATCACTTCTTGTATTTTTAAAGATTACGCCAATATAGTCTTTATTAGGTAAAGGAGTTCTATGTAAATCTAAAGAAATTGGGAAGTCAAAAACCTTGCCTCTAGAATTTATTAATGGAATACTATTTAACTTTTTTATTTGATCTGCTTCTAATGCTTTTAATATCCTTAAACGATTTGCTAAAGCAATTAAAAAATGAGATTTAGAAAAAAGATTTAAAAGAGATAAATAAAAAAAGAGTCTTGATTGTATTCTTAGCTTAAAAGGATTTGTATATTGATTATCGGATTCTGGATCGAGTAATCTAAAGCGTGCCAACTCATCTTCTTGATTATAATAGGATACTATCACACCATATAAAATTTTTTCCCCATTAGATTCTAAATCACGCTGAGCCTTCTTCTTTTCTTCTATGCTTCTTTTTTGCCTAGATGGCTTAATCTTAGGATCTTTAAAAGTTCCTTTGCATTCTACTTCTATAATAGAATTACTATTAGAGGCAATATAAAAGTCTAAATCTTTATATTCATGAGTTACATTTTTAATTATCCAATCTGCATGTGTAAGGCCATGGATGTGACTAATTAACGACAAAGAACCTCCAACTGAGGTGGTCCCCCTTTTTTGACAGGTGGATTGTTCGCTTTCACTGTAAGGAGTAACAAGTAAAGCAGTGAAAGGAGACAAAAGATGGCAAGGAAGAAGTACACCTCAGAGTTCAAGGCCAAGGTTACTATGGCAGCCATTAAGAGAGAAGGAGACTACCAATCAGATAGCTTCGAGGTTTGGGGGTAATCCTGGTCAGGTGAGGCAGTGGAAAAGGCAGATGCTAGACAATGCCTCTGTGGTGTTTGACCACTCTCAGAGGAAAGAAAAAGAGCAGCAGGTTCTTCTGGACCAACTCTATCAGAAGATAGGACAGCTAAAGGTGGAACGGGATTTTTTAGCCAGAAAGTTCGGTCTTCTGTGAGCCAGAAGAAGAGAAAGGCCATGGTTGAACTGGACAATCAAGAGATCAGTCTTACCAAGCAATGTTTTTTACTCAGCATTAGCAGATGCTCTTTGTACTATAAACCCAAGCCCTGATGAAAGCCATTGACGAACAATATCTTAAAACACCTTATTACGGGAGAAGACGAATGCGTCATGCCCTTAAAAAGAGGGGATACTAAGTAAGTGAAAAGAAGGTCAGGCGCCTCATGCAGCTCATGGGATTAAGGGCAATAGCTCCTGGTCCCTTTACCAGCACCAAGGCTCCTGAGCACAAGGTCTATCCCTATATGCTTAGGGATTTAAAGATAACCAGGTCCAACCAGGTCTGGAGTTCGGATATCACCTATATCCCGGTTATGGGCAATTTTATGTATCTCTGTGCAATTATAGACTGGTACAGCCGTAAGGTAGTAGCCTGGAGCCTGTCGACTACCCTTGATGCCGAGTTTTGTGTTTCCTGCCTGGAAAGGGCCATAGCTCGATATGGGGCTCCTGAGATATTCAATTCGGATCAGGGGAGTCAATTTACCAGTGAAGAGTTCAT includes:
- a CDS encoding reverse transcriptase domain-containing protein codes for the protein MTNSSTSKKQPSRGDDGCYVMKPALGATLFELLGSINLKDAWKRVKANKGAPGIDGITIQEYPQWINQHWPRIQQELIDGSYKPPPVRRVMIPKPDGGKRPLGIPTVMDRVIQQGLLQIMTPVFESSFSESSYGFRPNRSAHDAVRQMKEYVKQGYNVVVDMDISNFFENVDHDASCGQEAKGQGHTEADWPVS
- a CDS encoding reverse transcriptase domain-containing protein; amino-acid sequence: MANIYLDVLDKELERRGHKFVRYADDCVVMVKSVRAGERALESLGRFLQKRLKLELNQKKSRVVSVNQCKFLGFSSSTKFVS